One window of Curtobacterium sp. 458 genomic DNA carries:
- the leuA gene encoding 2-isopropylmalate synthase yields MQNTQRPSGMPIHKYVPFHEQIRVELPDRTWPTKRIDRAPRWCAVDLRDGNQALIDPMDSERKRAMFDLLVRMGYKEIEVGFPSASQTDFDFVRSLIDEGAIPDDVTIQVLTQAREHLINRTYEAIDGAKQAIVHLYNSTSIVQREVVFRTDVKGVVDIAVHGAELCKAAEANLQHDTQVFYEYSPESYTGTELEVAVRICNAVLEVFRPTPERKVIINLPATVEMATPNVYADSIEWMSRNLAHREDVILSLHPHNDRGTAVAAAELGYMAGADRIEGCLFGNGERTGNVDLVALGMNLFTQGIDPEIDFSDIDQVKRTVEYCNQLPVPERQPWAGDLVYTAFSGSHQDAINKGFDAMRAKADAAGKSIDEIAWAVPYLPVDPKDIGRSYEAVIRVNSQSGKGGVAYLLKTDHALDLPRKLQIEFSGVVQQRTDSEGGEFSSERIWDLFRDEYLPADDESDKWGRYEITKTATSSDFDGTTSLSVAMRVDDGAITADAVGTGPIDAFLQILAGQGIAVTLYDYSEHTMSASGDAQAASYVELDVDGTRLWGVGIDADIATASLKAIVSAVNRAVRAGAASGTASPELVSA; encoded by the coding sequence ATGCAGAACACGCAGCGGCCCTCCGGGATGCCGATCCACAAGTACGTCCCGTTCCACGAACAGATCCGCGTCGAGCTGCCCGACCGCACCTGGCCGACGAAGCGGATCGACCGAGCGCCCCGGTGGTGCGCGGTGGACCTCCGCGACGGCAACCAGGCCCTCATCGACCCGATGGACTCCGAGCGCAAGCGGGCGATGTTCGACCTGCTGGTCCGGATGGGCTACAAGGAGATCGAGGTCGGGTTCCCCAGCGCCTCGCAGACGGACTTCGACTTCGTCCGCTCCCTCATCGACGAGGGCGCCATCCCCGACGACGTCACGATCCAGGTCCTGACGCAGGCGCGCGAGCACCTCATCAACCGCACCTACGAGGCGATCGACGGTGCGAAGCAGGCCATCGTCCACCTGTACAACTCGACGTCGATCGTGCAGCGCGAGGTCGTCTTCCGGACCGACGTCAAGGGCGTCGTCGACATCGCGGTCCACGGTGCCGAGCTCTGCAAGGCCGCCGAGGCGAACCTGCAGCACGACACGCAGGTGTTCTACGAGTACTCGCCCGAGTCCTACACGGGCACCGAGCTCGAGGTCGCGGTGCGGATCTGCAACGCGGTGCTCGAGGTCTTCCGTCCGACGCCCGAGCGCAAGGTGATCATCAACCTGCCCGCCACGGTCGAGATGGCGACGCCGAACGTCTACGCCGACTCGATCGAGTGGATGTCCCGCAACCTGGCCCACCGCGAGGACGTCATCCTCTCGCTGCACCCGCACAACGACCGCGGCACCGCAGTCGCGGCCGCCGAGCTCGGCTACATGGCCGGAGCCGACCGCATCGAGGGGTGCCTGTTCGGCAACGGGGAGCGCACCGGCAACGTCGACCTCGTCGCGCTCGGCATGAACCTGTTCACGCAGGGCATCGACCCCGAGATCGACTTCAGCGACATCGACCAGGTCAAGCGCACGGTCGAGTACTGCAACCAGCTGCCGGTGCCCGAGCGGCAGCCGTGGGCCGGCGACCTCGTCTACACGGCGTTCAGCGGCTCGCACCAGGACGCCATCAACAAGGGCTTCGACGCCATGCGGGCCAAGGCCGACGCCGCGGGGAAGTCGATCGACGAGATCGCGTGGGCGGTGCCGTACCTGCCCGTCGACCCGAAGGACATCGGCCGCTCCTACGAGGCCGTCATCCGCGTGAACTCGCAGTCCGGCAAGGGCGGCGTCGCGTACCTGCTGAAGACCGACCACGCGCTCGACCTGCCCCGCAAGCTGCAGATCGAGTTCTCGGGCGTCGTGCAGCAGCGCACCGACTCCGAGGGCGGCGAGTTCTCGTCGGAGCGCATCTGGGACCTGTTCCGCGACGAGTACCTGCCCGCCGACGACGAGTCGGACAAGTGGGGCCGCTACGAGATCACGAAGACCGCGACCTCGAGCGACTTCGACGGCACGACCTCGCTGTCGGTGGCGATGCGGGTCGACGACGGCGCCATCACGGCGGACGCGGTGGGCACGGGTCCGATCGACGCCTTCCTGCAGATCCTCGCGGGGCAGGGCATCGCGGTCACGCTCTACGACTACTCGGAGCACACGATGAGTGCCTCCGGGGACGCCCAGGCCGCGTCCTACGTCGAGCTCGACGTGGACGGCACCCGGCTGTGGGGCGTCGGCATCGACGCCGACATCGCGACGGCGTCGCTCAAGGCGATCGTCAGCGCCGTCAACCGCGCGGTGCGCGCGGGTGCCGCGTCCGGCACGGCGTCGCCGGAGCTGGTCTCGGCCTAG
- a CDS encoding ABC transporter ATP-binding protein — translation MTSSHAPIIRLDHVSKHYGDAARRVTALDDVSVDIGSGEFTAVMGPSGSGKSTLMHVAAGLDAVSSGRIQIDGVDITGLGDRDLTELRRRRLGFVFQSFNLVPTLDVGENIRLPFLLGGHRTSREENAWIDRLVDMLGLGNRLTHRPHQLSGGQQQRVAIARALASRPAVVVADEPTGALDSRTGRDVLGILRGAVDEWGQSVVMVTHDPVAAANADRILFLADGRIVGDRPAMDAAEISATMLGMEAAA, via the coding sequence ATGACCAGCAGCCACGCTCCGATCATCCGCCTCGACCACGTGTCCAAGCACTACGGCGACGCCGCGCGCCGGGTGACGGCGCTCGACGACGTCAGCGTCGACATCGGCTCGGGGGAGTTCACCGCGGTGATGGGGCCGTCCGGGTCGGGGAAGTCGACGCTCATGCACGTCGCCGCCGGCCTCGACGCGGTCTCGAGCGGCCGGATCCAGATCGACGGGGTGGACATCACCGGCCTCGGCGACCGCGACCTCACCGAACTCCGACGCCGTCGTCTCGGGTTCGTGTTCCAGTCCTTCAACCTCGTGCCCACCCTCGACGTCGGTGAGAACATCCGGTTGCCGTTCCTGCTCGGCGGACACCGGACGTCGCGCGAGGAGAACGCGTGGATCGACCGGCTCGTCGACATGCTCGGGCTGGGCAACCGGCTGACGCACCGGCCGCATCAGCTCTCCGGCGGTCAGCAGCAGCGCGTCGCGATCGCCCGCGCACTCGCCTCGCGGCCGGCCGTCGTCGTCGCCGACGAACCGACCGGCGCGCTCGACTCGCGGACGGGGCGGGACGTGCTCGGCATCCTGCGCGGCGCCGTCGACGAGTGGGGACAGAGCGTCGTCATGGTCACGCACGACCCGGTCGCCGCCGCGAACGCCGACCGGATCCTGTTCCTCGCCGACGGACGCATCGTGGGCGACCGTCCCGCGATGGACGCCGCCGAGATCTCCGCGACGATGCTCGGGATGGAGGCGGCAGCGTGA
- a CDS encoding histidine kinase has protein sequence MFRPVLRSQVLFDVIVAVLLGVVLLLLRTGGGNGLLSIVVVAGLTVSLALRRLSPGLALGIAWLFAVLQMATWQTPDPANVLIAGVMFTTSAYGSSRVRLAGLLSAVGGALVAAGYTGLQDVQQQHDVGFSRTPMEFAQLVLGTFAGVLLVLLLPWLAGLVRRTRRLASVSREAQLLAERDAARADRAVAVEQERVRIARDMHDIVAHSLAVVIAQADGARYALKADPAIADQALTTISGTARRALGDVRELLGTLRHEQGTAPTPDIDDIEHLVTEMRDIGLDVDVEREGDPSTLPTTTQLAVYRIVQESLTNAYKHGQRGAPVRARLTYRPDTVEIQVVNERADDGRAGPGTGHGLVGMRERATMTGGTMTAGPRGDDFVVAVRMPSVPASGQMPRDRITSIQQEHTAR, from the coding sequence GTGTTCCGTCCCGTGCTGCGCTCGCAGGTCCTCTTCGACGTCATCGTCGCGGTCCTCCTCGGCGTGGTGCTGCTGCTCCTCCGGACCGGTGGTGGCAACGGCCTGCTGAGCATCGTCGTCGTCGCCGGGCTCACCGTGTCCCTGGCGCTCCGTCGGCTCTCCCCGGGCCTCGCGCTCGGCATCGCGTGGCTGTTCGCCGTCCTGCAGATGGCGACCTGGCAGACCCCTGATCCCGCCAACGTGCTCATCGCGGGCGTGATGTTCACCACGAGCGCGTACGGCAGCAGTCGGGTCCGGCTCGCCGGGCTCCTCTCGGCGGTCGGCGGGGCACTCGTCGCCGCGGGCTACACCGGGCTGCAGGATGTGCAGCAGCAGCACGACGTCGGCTTCTCCCGGACCCCGATGGAGTTCGCGCAGCTCGTGCTCGGCACGTTCGCCGGCGTGCTGCTGGTCCTCCTGCTCCCGTGGCTCGCCGGGCTGGTCCGGCGGACCCGTCGGCTCGCGAGCGTCAGCCGTGAGGCCCAGCTCCTCGCCGAGCGCGACGCCGCACGGGCCGACCGTGCGGTCGCCGTCGAGCAGGAGCGCGTCCGCATCGCCCGCGACATGCACGACATCGTCGCGCACTCCCTCGCGGTGGTCATCGCCCAGGCGGACGGTGCCCGCTACGCGCTCAAGGCCGACCCCGCGATCGCCGACCAGGCCCTGACCACGATCTCCGGGACGGCCCGTCGGGCACTCGGCGACGTCCGTGAACTGCTCGGGACGCTGCGGCACGAGCAGGGCACCGCGCCGACGCCGGACATCGACGACATCGAGCACCTCGTGACGGAGATGCGCGACATCGGGCTCGACGTCGACGTCGAGCGTGAGGGCGACCCCTCGACCCTGCCGACGACCACCCAGCTCGCGGTGTACCGGATCGTGCAGGAGAGCCTCACGAACGCGTACAAGCACGGGCAGCGCGGCGCTCCCGTGCGTGCGCGTCTCACCTACCGACCGGACACGGTCGAGATCCAGGTCGTCAACGAGCGCGCCGACGACGGCCGCGCCGGCCCGGGGACCGGCCACGGCCTGGTGGGCATGCGCGAGCGTGCCACCATGACGGGCGGGACGATGACCGCCGGGCCACGCGGTGACGACTTCGTCGTGGCGGTCCGGATGCCCTCGGTCCCCGCCAGCGGGCAGATGCCCCGCGACCGCATCACCTCGATCCAGCAGGAGCACACCGCACGATGA
- the era gene encoding GTPase Era encodes MTDTPTPEGQPYRAGFVSFVGRPNVGKSTLTNALVGEKVAITSSKPQTTRRAIRGVVHRPNGQVIIVDTPGVHRPRTLLGERLNDLVQSTLGDVDVIGFCVPANEPIGPGDRFINDSLDQYPRAKKIAIVTKIDRVSKDKVGEQLLAVSQLREWDVIIPTSGTRGLQLEPLLDEITALLPESPQLYDDATVTEETDEDRIAELIREAALEGVRDELPHSLAVVVEDVVEPDEDDDPDGPLRIFANLFVERDSQKAIVIGRGGERLKDVGSRARAEIESLLGGRHVYLNLRVKVAKEWQRDPKQLGRLGF; translated from the coding sequence ATGACCGACACCCCCACGCCCGAGGGCCAGCCGTACCGAGCGGGCTTCGTCTCCTTCGTCGGCCGGCCGAACGTCGGCAAGTCGACGCTGACGAACGCGCTGGTCGGCGAGAAGGTGGCCATCACCTCGTCGAAGCCGCAGACCACCCGTCGGGCCATCCGCGGCGTCGTGCACCGGCCGAACGGGCAGGTCATCATCGTCGACACACCCGGTGTCCACCGACCGCGGACGCTGCTCGGGGAACGGCTCAACGACCTCGTGCAGTCGACGCTCGGCGACGTCGACGTGATCGGCTTCTGCGTGCCGGCGAACGAGCCGATCGGCCCGGGCGACCGCTTCATCAACGACTCCCTCGACCAGTACCCGCGGGCGAAGAAGATCGCCATCGTCACGAAGATCGACCGCGTCTCGAAGGACAAGGTCGGCGAGCAGCTCCTGGCGGTGTCGCAGCTCCGCGAGTGGGACGTCATCATCCCGACGTCCGGTACCCGCGGGCTGCAGCTCGAACCGCTCCTCGACGAGATCACGGCGCTGCTGCCCGAATCTCCGCAGCTCTACGACGACGCGACCGTCACGGAGGAGACCGACGAGGACCGGATCGCCGAGCTCATCCGCGAGGCCGCGCTCGAGGGCGTGCGCGACGAGCTCCCGCACTCGCTGGCCGTCGTCGTCGAGGACGTCGTCGAGCCGGACGAGGACGACGACCCCGACGGTCCGCTGCGCATCTTCGCGAACCTCTTCGTCGAGCGCGACAGCCAGAAGGCGATCGTCATCGGACGCGGCGGCGAACGTCTCAAGGACGTCGGGTCGCGCGCCCGGGCCGAGATCGAGTCGCTGCTGGGCGGTCGGCACGTGTACCTGAACCTCCGGGTGAAGGTCGCGAAGGAGTGGCAGCGCGACCCGAAGCAGCTCGGCCGCCTCGGCTTCTGA
- a CDS encoding response regulator transcription factor: protein MTTTPNPEARIRVALVDDQALFRTGIRMLIDSQPDLQFVGEAGDGAEGVELVRRARPDVVLMDVRMPVMDGITATSRIVEQSGTDGAKVLVLTTFDFDEAAAKAIRAGASGFVLKDADPEFLLAAIRTVHAGTAVFAASATRELLRRYEDSTPSAATIPPAFAELTPREREIFDLAAKGMSNSEIASHEFVSEATVKTHISRVLTKLELRDRVRLVVFAHEHGLVAKD from the coding sequence ATGACCACGACCCCGAACCCCGAGGCCCGCATCCGTGTGGCGCTCGTCGACGACCAGGCGCTCTTCCGCACCGGGATCCGCATGCTCATCGACTCGCAGCCGGACCTGCAGTTCGTGGGCGAGGCCGGCGACGGCGCCGAGGGCGTCGAACTCGTCCGGCGTGCCCGTCCCGACGTGGTCCTCATGGACGTGCGCATGCCGGTGATGGACGGCATCACGGCGACGTCCCGGATCGTCGAGCAGTCGGGCACCGACGGCGCGAAGGTCCTCGTGCTCACGACGTTCGACTTCGACGAAGCTGCCGCGAAGGCGATCCGGGCGGGGGCCAGCGGCTTCGTGCTGAAGGACGCGGACCCCGAGTTCCTGCTCGCGGCGATCCGCACGGTGCACGCGGGGACCGCGGTCTTCGCGGCGTCGGCGACCCGGGAGCTGCTGCGCCGGTACGAGGACTCGACGCCGTCGGCCGCGACGATCCCGCCCGCGTTCGCGGAGCTGACGCCGCGGGAGCGGGAGATCTTCGACCTCGCGGCGAAGGGCATGAGCAACAGCGAGATCGCATCGCACGAGTTCGTGAGCGAGGCCACCGTCAAGACCCACATCTCGCGGGTGCTGACGAAGCTCGAGCTGCGGGACCGGGTGCGGCTCGTGGTGTTCGCGCACGAGCACGGGCTCGTCGCGAAGGACTGA
- the recO gene encoding DNA repair protein RecO, with the protein MPLYRDECVVLRTHKLGEADRIVTMLSRQHGKIRAVAKGVRRTASKFGSRLEPFMVVDAQFYEGRSLDIVTQAESLGSYGAQIVADYGAYTAASAMVETADRLSEADAGLQQYLLLVGALRSLARGEHAATATLDSYLLRAMSIAGWAPSFGDCAVTGEPGPHSAFVVQLGGVVADHAAPPGTPRLDPVTLGLLGSLLAGDWATVDAADERTRSRASGVVAAYAQWHLERSLRSLPHVDRTEHPAPVAPTPGGVPAAVAATPTPAVPTPTPADAEGTPA; encoded by the coding sequence ATGCCGCTGTACCGGGACGAGTGCGTCGTGTTGCGCACCCACAAGCTCGGTGAAGCCGACCGCATCGTCACGATGCTCAGCCGCCAACACGGCAAGATCCGCGCGGTCGCGAAGGGTGTGCGCAGGACCGCGTCGAAGTTCGGCAGCCGCCTCGAACCCTTCATGGTCGTCGACGCGCAGTTCTACGAGGGCCGGTCCCTCGACATCGTGACGCAGGCGGAGTCGCTCGGCTCGTACGGTGCCCAGATCGTCGCCGACTACGGTGCGTACACCGCCGCGAGCGCGATGGTCGAGACCGCCGACCGGCTGAGCGAGGCCGACGCCGGACTCCAGCAGTACCTCCTGCTCGTCGGAGCCCTCCGTTCCCTCGCACGCGGGGAGCACGCGGCGACGGCGACGCTCGACTCCTACCTGCTCCGGGCGATGAGCATCGCGGGGTGGGCGCCCTCGTTCGGCGACTGCGCGGTGACGGGGGAGCCGGGGCCGCACTCGGCGTTCGTCGTGCAGCTCGGCGGGGTCGTCGCGGACCACGCAGCACCGCCTGGGACGCCCCGGCTCGACCCGGTGACACTCGGACTGCTCGGGTCCCTGCTCGCGGGCGACTGGGCCACGGTCGACGCCGCAGACGAGCGCACCCGTTCGCGGGCGTCCGGCGTGGTCGCGGCGTACGCCCAGTGGCACCTGGAACGATCGCTCCGGTCGTTGCCCCACGTCGACCGCACCGAGCACCCGGCCCCGGTCGCGCCGACCCCGGGCGGGGTCCCGGCAGCCGTGGCGGCCACCCCGACCCCCGCGGTGCCCACCCCGACACCCGCCGACGCTGAAG
- a CDS encoding ABC transporter permease, whose amino-acid sequence MTSLREFRPTILVAALGTTFGSALVIAPGIVSAALATTGLDGIATVKAILSVIGWLFLGIALYVGAIVTANTCATLIAGQTRVIALQRLVGATGATLRSRITRAGLVVGVVGGLLGAVVGTGLSAVFVMVLRGNGFLPDTAYTLVPWELVLPIVAVVLATWGAFAVGSRRVLTVTPLEALSSSVEPSHDDVRSGRARSVWAVVLMVLGGGLMAIGLAASAASPIAVLPAALGGFVSFAGVAIGATIVMPPVLQLIGRIGAKDPVVLLAGRNAMRAPGRSSRATFGLVIGVTLLVTFAVALGIMQHTLETVTSGQDGMTPAMVEAQRDFFAQLNGVVSVIVGFSAVIAAVGVVNALALGVLQRRRELGLLRVLGLTGAQVRRMIVTEAVQMVVAAVVTGLVLGTVYGWVGGQTLLGTLGTVVTPVLPPTTVGIVVVGALVLAVVATIAPVRRAMRVPPTEALAVD is encoded by the coding sequence ATGACCTCCCTGCGGGAGTTCCGCCCGACGATCCTCGTCGCGGCACTCGGCACGACGTTCGGCTCCGCCCTGGTGATCGCGCCGGGCATCGTGTCCGCGGCACTCGCGACCACCGGACTCGACGGCATCGCCACCGTGAAGGCGATCCTGTCGGTGATCGGGTGGTTGTTCCTCGGCATCGCGCTGTACGTCGGCGCCATCGTCACGGCGAACACGTGCGCGACGCTCATCGCAGGGCAGACGCGTGTGATCGCCCTGCAGCGACTGGTCGGCGCGACCGGCGCCACGCTGCGGTCCCGGATCACCCGGGCGGGGCTCGTCGTCGGCGTCGTCGGAGGGCTGCTCGGTGCCGTCGTCGGCACCGGCCTGAGCGCGGTCTTCGTCATGGTGCTGCGGGGGAACGGGTTCCTCCCGGACACCGCGTACACGCTCGTCCCGTGGGAGCTCGTGCTGCCGATCGTGGCGGTCGTCCTCGCCACGTGGGGTGCCTTCGCGGTGGGGTCGCGACGGGTCCTCACGGTCACGCCGCTCGAGGCCCTGTCGTCGAGCGTCGAGCCGAGCCACGACGACGTCCGGTCGGGTCGTGCCCGCAGCGTGTGGGCGGTCGTGCTCATGGTCCTCGGCGGCGGTCTGATGGCCATCGGCCTCGCTGCCAGCGCGGCGTCACCCATCGCGGTGCTGCCGGCCGCACTCGGCGGCTTCGTGTCGTTCGCGGGGGTGGCCATCGGTGCGACGATCGTCATGCCGCCCGTGCTCCAGCTGATCGGTCGGATCGGCGCGAAGGACCCGGTGGTCCTGCTCGCCGGACGCAACGCGATGCGTGCGCCGGGTCGGTCCTCACGTGCCACGTTCGGGCTCGTCATCGGCGTGACACTGCTCGTGACCTTCGCGGTCGCGCTCGGCATCATGCAGCACACCCTCGAGACCGTCACCTCCGGGCAGGACGGCATGACACCCGCGATGGTCGAAGCGCAGCGCGACTTCTTCGCCCAGCTCAACGGCGTGGTCAGCGTGATCGTCGGGTTCTCCGCCGTGATCGCCGCGGTCGGTGTCGTGAACGCCCTCGCCCTCGGCGTGCTGCAGCGTCGTCGCGAGCTCGGCCTGCTCCGTGTCCTCGGCCTCACCGGCGCGCAGGTTCGTCGGATGATCGTCACCGAGGCGGTGCAGATGGTCGTCGCGGCCGTGGTGACGGGGCTCGTGCTCGGCACCGTGTACGGGTGGGTCGGCGGGCAGACGCTGCTCGGCACGCTCGGCACCGTCGTCACGCCCGTGCTGCCACCCACGACGGTCGGCATCGTGGTCGTCGGTGCGTTGGTCCTCGCGGTCGTCGCGACGATCGCGCCGGTGCGACGCGCGATGCGCGTGCCGCCGACGGAGGCGCTGGCGGTCGACTGA